The genomic DNA ATCGCAAGGTCTGCGGATTGGGATGGAACATGCCGATGCCCGTCGATTCCGCATTAGCTCCTGGTATAGCTGTACGCCGATCCAGTCTTCCCGTGACTCGGAAGTATTGACTGCATTAGAAGGCTGCTTAGCAGAACATAGCGGCGAATATGTTCGGGTGTTCGGCATCGATACGAAAACGAAGCGGCGCGTTTCAGAAATGATTGTGCAGCGTCCTGGAGACAAGCCCGGTAATCCATCGTCTGTCACGACGACCAGCTATGCTGCTCCAGCTAATAGCCATAGTCAACCCAGCCGCAGTTATACCGCTACTAGCAGCGGTCGCCTCAATGCAGAAGCCGTTGAGAAAGTACGGCAGTTTATCGCACAGGGCTACAAGATTGGAACTGAACATGCTGATGCGCGTCGATTCCGTATTAGCTCCTGGTATAGCTGTGCACCGATTCAAAGCAACCGTGACTCAGAAGTGCTGGCGGCATTGGAAAGCTGTTTGACTGAGCATGAAGGGGAGTACGTGCGCTTATTTGGCATTGATACCAAAACAAAGCGACGGGTTTCGGAACTCATTGTGCAGCGTCCAGATGGCTCAAATAACGGCAGCAGCAATCATACCGCTCAAAATAGTCATCAGGCTCCAAGCAGCTATCAGGCTCCAAGCAGCAATGGTCATCGCTCCCATACTGCGGCTCCAGTCACAAGTGGTAAGCTGAGTGGCGAAGTTGTGAATCAGGTACGGCAGCTCCTTGCTCAGGGCTATCGAGTTACAGCCGAACATGCAGATGCCCGTCGATTCCGCATCAGTTCCTGGAATTCCTGTACGCCGATTCAAAGCACTCGTGACTCGGAAGTGCTTGCAGCGATCGAAAGCTGTATGACTGAGAATTCAGGTGAGTATGTCCGTCTGGTTGGCGTTGATACTAAAACCAAGCGACGTGTGGCTGAGGTCATTGTCCAGCGTCCATAGCATTTGCTAGGGATTGAAGGAATACTACACTATGCGATCGCCTTCTCGACTCTCCATTGACGACACCCATCTGTTTATGAGTGGTAATGTCGTCGTACATGATAGTGCGGCGATCGCTCCCGATGTTTTACTGCAAGCTGATCCGGATAGTCAAATCGTCATTGCTGCTGGAGTCTGCATTGGGTCAGGGTCGGTGCTTCATGCTCATCAAGGCAAGCTGGTTCTGGAAGCAGGGGCAACATTGGGCAGCGGGGTTTTAGTCGTAGGTTATGGCACGATCGGCTCAGAAGCCTGCATTGGTTCCATGACCACAATTATTAATTGCTCGGTTGAGGCAAAACAGTCTGTGCCACCGGGTTCTCTCTTGGGAGACGGCAGTCGTCAGGGAGAAGTCCATGTTGAACAGGCTCAGTCGAAACAAGTCCAGCCTACAATGCCCCCTGTTACTCCACCGATCTTCCCTGCTCCTGTCTCCTCTCCCCCACTCACTTCGTCACCACCGCCTGCCACTGCTAATTCAGACTCCTCATCCGAAACTTCTGCACCGCCCATGAAGGCGCTTTCAGAAAAAGTCGTCACACAGGTTTATGGACGAGCATATCTACAGCGAATGATGGTGACCATGTTTCCCTATCGACAGGCTCTTGCTGCATCGTCAGAAGACACAGATTCAGATGAAAGCAAGACGTAGCTAGAGAGACAGGTTATGCTGAGGGTGAGAAATTCATTTGCCGTAAGCTTGAAAATCGGCTTTTGCAGACACCGCTATGAGTCAATCCTCCCGACCGCCCATTATCAGTGAGAGTGCCCTAGGGCTAGTTTCGACCCGCAGTTTTCCAGCGATCGTCGGTACGGCAGATATGATGCTGAAATCATCAGCAGTGCGGCTAGTGGGGTTTGAGAAGATTGGCAGCGGCTACTGTACGGCAGTTGTGCGTGGACGAATCTCGGATGTCCGATTAGCAGTCGAAGCGGGAGCGGATGTCGCTGAACAATTTGGGGAACTGGTGGCGAAAACCATCATTTCCCGCCCTATGCCAAATTTGGAAGCCGTTTTGCCAATTAGTGCGCGGCTTTCCGATCTGGCAGCTGAGCAAGGAACCAGTCGCTTGAGCAATCTAGCGATAGGGCTGTTGGAAACGCGCGGTTTTCCGGCAATGGTAGGAGCCGCTGACGCGATGTTAAAGTCAGCAGACGTGATGCTTGCCTCCTATGAGTTTGTTGGAGACGGCTTATGCACCGTAATTATTCGGGGGC from Trichocoleus sp. includes the following:
- a CDS encoding ribulose bisphosphate carboxylase small subunit, producing MISAGARSLNQRRTSSLATAHCAVVSDGRSLVMVVRGSAAPPTPWSGSLAQPRIDETAYVHSFSNIIGNVAIGANVLVAPGTSIRADEGSPFSIGEGSNVQDGVVIHGLEQGRVLGDDQQEYSVWIGKNTSITHMALIHGPVYIGDDCFIGFRSTIFNARIGDGSIVMMHALVQDVEIPPGRFVPSGSIITSQQQADRLPEVQPTDIQFAAHVVGVNNALRSGYHCAENVACITPIRQQLERVYSRDHAAGYPNESIPSSHTQDHMQYTTRLAPEVVEQVRQLLSQGLRIGMEHADARRFRISSWYSCTPIQSSRDSEVLTALEGCLAEHSGEYVRVFGIDTKTKRRVSEMIVQRPGDKPGNPSSVTTTSYAAPANSHSQPSRSYTATSSGRLNAEAVEKVRQFIAQGYKIGTEHADARRFRISSWYSCAPIQSNRDSEVLAALESCLTEHEGEYVRLFGIDTKTKRRVSELIVQRPDGSNNGSSNHTAQNSHQAPSSYQAPSSNGHRSHTAAPVTSGKLSGEVVNQVRQLLAQGYRVTAEHADARRFRISSWNSCTPIQSTRDSEVLAAIESCMTENSGEYVRLVGVDTKTKRRVAEVIVQRP